A single window of uncultured Methanospirillum sp. DNA harbors:
- a CDS encoding GNAT family N-acetyltransferase, producing the protein MGPFDNQFGNVKGIFSPLHGHGAINSDRKKIYSMLYAQAAKIWVEKGVFSHAIALYAHDTDALTSFTQNGFGMRCIDAMRLSDPIPGTSFLEYSYIEIAKEEFRDILPLNNALISHMHQSPVFMPIKHRTPDDLIEDGKDESIRYFCIRKEGKIIGYMKVGGSGENFISKQKGVVNICGAYLLLRYRGQGVATQLLSYLLSRLQQDGYSHVGVDFESINPPAREFWLRFFTPYTSSLVRRIDERILPVNENLNLHGR; encoded by the coding sequence ATGGGTCCTTTTGACAATCAGTTTGGGAATGTGAAAGGAATTTTTTCTCCATTACACGGGCACGGGGCAATCAATTCAGACCGTAAGAAGATATATTCCATGCTTTACGCTCAGGCAGCGAAGATATGGGTGGAAAAGGGGGTTTTTAGCCATGCTATTGCTCTATATGCTCATGACACTGACGCATTAACGAGTTTTACTCAAAATGGTTTTGGAATGCGTTGTATTGATGCAATGAGATTGTCTGATCCAATACCTGGAACATCTTTCCTAGAATATTCATATATAGAGATTGCAAAGGAAGAATTCAGGGATATATTGCCTTTGAACAATGCCCTTATCTCACATATGCATCAAAGTCCGGTTTTCATGCCTATTAAACACAGGACACCCGATGACCTTATTGAAGATGGCAAAGATGAATCAATTCGATATTTCTGTATTCGCAAAGAGGGAAAAATTATCGGATATATGAAAGTCGGTGGTTCAGGAGAGAATTTTATTTCAAAACAGAAAGGAGTGGTAAATATCTGTGGTGCATATCTTCTTCTAAGGTATCGTGGACAAGGGGTGGCCACTCAGTTACTGTCTTATCTCCTCTCCCGGTTACAGCAGGATGGCTATTCTCATGTTGGGGTAGATTTTGAGAGTATAAACCCTCCAGCTCGTGAATTCTGGTTACGCTTTTTTACTCCCTATACATCTAGCCTTGTCAGAAGAATTGATGAGAGAATACTACCTGTTAACGAGAATTTGAATCTCCATGGAAGATAA
- a CDS encoding MFS transporter, which produces MNISPPSHTTISDFAYQHRYIILAIVLIDSIMASLDSSMVNIVLPTITTVFHSSLADSQWVITAYLTTMTSLFIICGKLSEFFGVCRLFTLGSVIFTLSSLCCGLSADLNQLILFRVLQGLGSSMIAGISSVIIFRVFPSHEIGRALGFSGSLFSICSLCGPALGGVINDWFGWRYIFFVNVPLGIVLFLANLKYLKIPEKISQDRYFDWIGAMSLSSLIILFFVVFGQIQQDIHNIIQISIPCGAFLVSIGIFLFHESRCNLPLFDLAIFRNGRYMVPVTNSMLLGISNFSLITLIPFYFEGVMGLSSFEIGMILMVSPIVQIFASSATGWVIDRYHWKYQACSGLLIVSLASILTGYALATINLVFILCMMIVRSIGASLFQGQKSIDVMNALPKEQMALASSVSTTAGCLGSTCGVTIAAMLMTVVLHGAGYFGPVLQADAGLLSWAGAVAVVVTGCLCIPGAFASFTLNRKKGQSENKDGSKHCNQIRI; this is translated from the coding sequence ATGAATATATCACCTCCATCCCATACAACAATCTCTGATTTTGCCTATCAGCACCGGTATATCATTCTGGCTATCGTTCTTATCGACTCGATTATGGCCAGCCTTGACAGCAGTATGGTCAATATCGTCCTTCCCACCATCACCACGGTGTTTCACTCAAGCCTTGCCGATTCACAGTGGGTCATTACCGCGTACCTAACAACGATGACCAGCCTGTTCATCATCTGTGGGAAATTATCAGAATTCTTTGGAGTATGCAGGTTATTCACACTTGGATCAGTCATCTTTACCTTGAGCTCGCTCTGTTGTGGTCTTTCAGCCGACCTCAACCAGCTGATCCTCTTCCGTGTTCTGCAAGGGCTCGGTTCCTCGATGATTGCCGGAATCAGTAGCGTCATCATATTCAGAGTTTTTCCCTCACATGAGATAGGAAGAGCGCTCGGGTTCAGCGGCTCTCTCTTTTCCATCTGTTCGCTCTGTGGTCCGGCTCTTGGAGGTGTAATAAATGACTGGTTTGGCTGGAGATACATCTTTTTCGTGAACGTCCCGCTTGGAATAGTCCTTTTTCTCGCCAATCTGAAATATCTGAAGATACCTGAAAAGATCTCTCAGGATCGGTACTTCGACTGGATCGGAGCCATGAGCCTGAGCTCACTGATCATTCTCTTCTTTGTCGTATTCGGACAAATACAGCAAGACATTCATAATATCATTCAGATCAGTATACCATGCGGAGCATTCCTGGTATCCATTGGAATTTTCCTATTTCATGAAAGCAGGTGTAATCTTCCCCTCTTTGATCTGGCAATATTCAGAAATGGGAGATACATGGTGCCGGTTACGAACAGTATGCTCCTTGGAATCTCTAATTTTTCACTCATTACGCTGATACCATTCTATTTTGAAGGCGTTATGGGATTGAGTTCATTTGAAATAGGTATGATTCTCATGGTATCCCCAATTGTTCAGATATTTGCTTCCAGTGCAACAGGATGGGTTATTGATCGATATCACTGGAAATATCAGGCCTGCTCCGGGTTACTGATCGTCTCCCTTGCAAGTATTCTGACCGGCTATGCACTGGCTACGATAAATCTGGTTTTCATCCTATGCATGATGATCGTGCGAAGTATTGGAGCCAGTCTGTTTCAGGGACAGAAGAGTATCGATGTCATGAATGCCCTCCCCAAAGAGCAAATGGCTCTCGCATCCAGTGTCTCCACCACTGCCGGATGTCTGGGTAGTACATGCGGAGTAACGATAGCCGCAATGCTCATGACCGTTGTTCTTCATGGTGCGGGATATTTTGGACCTGTACTGCAGGCTGATGCCGGGCTGCTTTCATGGGCTGGTGCAGTAGCAGTAGTGGTTACCGGTTGTTTATGTATACCTGGAGCATTTGCATCCTTTACCCTGAACCGAAAAAAGGGACAAAGCGAGAATAAAGACGGGTCTAAACACTGTAATCAAATACGCATATAA